In Saprospiraceae bacterium, one DNA window encodes the following:
- a CDS encoding DUF5615 family PIN-like protein translates to MNPSIKIYADENISHGIVHGIRNRGIDIISCWEAGMISKSDLEQIEFAKKQYRVIITHDTDFLILHKKGISHSGVIYIHPKKRCVKF, encoded by the coding sequence TTGAACCCCTCTATTAAAATTTATGCCGATGAAAATATTTCTCATGGCATTGTTCATGGGATAAGAAATCGGGGGATTGATATTATAAGTTGTTGGGAAGCTGGCATGATTTCTAAGTCGGATCTTGAACAAATTGAATTTGCAAAAAAACAATATCGGGTTATTATTACTCATGATACAGATTTTTTAATACTTCATAAAAAAGGCATTTCGCATTCAGGAGTTATTTATATTCATCCTAAAAAACGATGCGTGAAATTTTGA
- a CDS encoding DUF433 domain-containing protein — MSNSILKQYIHFDQNDMTLNEPYIIGHRIKVKDIVIWSEIKGMSLDQIANEYRLNLAEIHAALSFYFENKSLIDDLIMHDEDLIETMKKQIKSKI, encoded by the coding sequence ATGAGTAATTCTATTTTAAAACAATATATCCATTTTGACCAGAATGATATGACTCTTAATGAACCGTATATTATCGGACATAGGATTAAAGTTAAAGACATAGTTATTTGGAGTGAAATTAAGGGTATGAGCCTTGATCAAATTGCCAATGAATACAGACTGAACCTTGCAGAAATTCATGCTGCTTTGTCTTTTTATTTTGAGAATAAATCCTTGATCGATGATCTTATTATGCATGATGAAGATTTGATTGAGACAATGAAAAAACAAATAAAATCAAAAATATAA